Proteins co-encoded in one Veillonellales bacterium genomic window:
- a CDS encoding transketolase, with amino-acid sequence MDVTTLQKRIVEISAQAREGHIPSALSILDILTVLYDKVLRFDPGRPEWEERDRFVLSKGHGSLALYTILAGKGFFAAAELEAFGKYNSILGGHPDRTKIPGVEVSSGSLGHGFPIAVGMALGLKMKNNTSSKVFVLIGDGEANEGSVWEAALLAAHHSLTNLYCIVDNNHSTDRALAMGDIAAKFSAFGWDTQTINGHNQAEILPALLTKTTDKPLAVIANCIKGHGCKIMENNPAWHHRVPSVNESKLILEDMV; translated from the coding sequence TTGGATGTAACGACACTACAAAAAAGGATTGTTGAGATTTCGGCCCAAGCACGGGAAGGACATATTCCCAGCGCTTTATCGATCCTGGATATTCTGACAGTGCTGTATGATAAAGTACTGCGTTTTGATCCCGGCAGACCGGAATGGGAGGAACGGGACCGGTTCGTTTTAAGCAAAGGGCACGGCTCGCTGGCACTGTATACCATCCTTGCTGGAAAAGGTTTTTTTGCTGCAGCCGAGCTGGAAGCATTCGGCAAATACAACAGTATTCTGGGAGGACACCCTGATCGTACCAAAATTCCCGGCGTAGAGGTTTCTTCCGGTTCACTGGGACATGGGTTCCCTATTGCTGTCGGTATGGCGCTGGGACTTAAAATGAAGAATAATACATCGAGTAAAGTCTTTGTATTAATTGGCGATGGGGAAGCGAACGAGGGCTCTGTATGGGAAGCAGCGCTATTAGCGGCCCATCATTCATTAACCAATTTGTATTGTATCGTCGATAATAATCATTCTACTGACAGGGCTTTGGCAATGGGAGACATAGCGGCCAAATTTTCTGCCTTTGGCTGGGATACCCAAACCATAAACGGCCATAATCAGGCAGAAATTCTCCCGGCGCTGCTTACGAAAACAACTGACAAACCTCTGGCAGTTATCGCAAATTGTATAAAAGGCCATGGCTGTAAAATCATGGAGAACAATCCTGCCTGGCATCACCGGGTGCCTTCAGTAAATGAAAGTAAGCTCATCTTGGAGGATATGGTATGA
- a CDS encoding NAD-dependent epimerase/dehydratase family protein, whose amino-acid sequence MNSLADRIMEDAAGTCLAIDFSEMNGKTIMITGAAGLVGVHLTACLKTISNNKKVNFQTILPLHSVSPAYFNEIANFSNVTLLYGDLTDNVFLNSLPSADYILHAAGYGQPGRFLENPLKTIQINTTATIELLKKLKPQGKFLFISTSEVYSGLKNPPYHEDDIGSTNTTHPRACYIESKRCGEAICNSCRANGIDAKSVRLSLAYGPGTKPGDKRVLNSFIEKGLNGNIDLLDKGEARRTYCYIADAVEIMWKVLFQGKNPIYNIGGFSKTTIAGLAWKIGKYLNVPVNIPQTGNDLPGAPGDVSLNMERVTTEFKKTAYVPFDAGLTRTIEWQKELYRRYQNEQER is encoded by the coding sequence ATGAATAGTCTTGCCGACCGCATCATGGAGGACGCTGCCGGAACTTGCCTGGCAATTGATTTTAGTGAAATGAACGGCAAAACAATTATGATTACCGGAGCAGCAGGCTTAGTCGGCGTCCATTTAACAGCTTGCCTGAAAACAATTTCTAATAACAAGAAAGTAAATTTTCAAACGATACTGCCCCTTCATTCCGTTTCACCGGCTTATTTCAACGAAATTGCCAATTTTTCTAACGTTACCCTTCTTTACGGAGATTTGACGGATAACGTATTTTTAAATAGCCTGCCTTCTGCCGATTACATCCTTCATGCTGCCGGCTATGGTCAGCCCGGCCGCTTCCTGGAAAATCCGCTTAAAACGATCCAAATCAATACGACGGCGACAATTGAATTACTGAAAAAACTAAAACCGCAAGGAAAATTTCTGTTCATCAGCACCAGCGAAGTATACAGCGGCTTAAAAAATCCCCCTTATCACGAAGACGATATCGGCTCAACCAACACCACTCATCCCCGAGCCTGCTATATTGAATCCAAACGCTGCGGGGAAGCAATTTGCAATAGCTGCCGGGCAAATGGTATTGACGCCAAATCGGTTCGCTTGTCGCTGGCCTACGGTCCGGGAACGAAACCGGGCGATAAGCGGGTGCTGAATTCCTTTATTGAAAAAGGATTGAACGGTAATATTGATCTGCTTGATAAAGGGGAAGCCAGACGTACCTACTGTTATATTGCCGATGCGGTTGAAATCATGTGGAAGGTTCTGTTTCAGGGGAAAAACCCGATCTATAATATTGGCGGCTTTTCGAAAACCACCATTGCCGGTTTAGCCTGGAAAATTGGAAAATATTTAAATGTGCCGGTGAATATTCCGCAAACCGGCAATGATCTGCCGGGCGCACCCGGCGATGTCAGTTTAAATATGGAGCGGGTAACAACTGAATTCAAAAAAACAGCCTATGTACCGTTTGATGCCGGTTTGACCCGGACCATAGAATGGCAAAAAGAGCTTTATCGTCGATATCAGAATGAACAGGAGCGTTGA
- a CDS encoding GDP-L-fucose synthase codes for MAKILVTGANGLVGHAIRYLNPPDTVYLTREDVDLTDFNKTLELFSAIKPDQVIHLAAVVGGLGGNMVHPGQYFRDNIMLNTNVLESARICGAAKLISFMSTCVFPDQCQYPLNEKNLHNGPPHPSNFGYAYAKRMLEVQSRAYRKEWGCDYIVAVPTNIYGPGDNWNLADGHVLPALIHRCFLAKQNHTDLIVWGSGSPLREFVYSEDIARLALWTLEHYSEDSPIIFSSGNEISIKAVVKLIVKEFDFSGNVIFDFSKPDGQFRKPSDTTKLNTYLPGFQFTTIEDGLKRTIQWFLNNYPNIRK; via the coding sequence GTGGCTAAAATACTGGTTACAGGCGCCAACGGGTTAGTCGGACACGCAATCCGCTATCTCAATCCGCCGGATACGGTTTATCTTACACGGGAAGATGTTGATTTAACGGATTTCAATAAAACTTTGGAGCTATTTTCCGCAATTAAACCGGATCAGGTCATTCATTTAGCTGCCGTTGTCGGCGGTCTTGGCGGCAATATGGTTCATCCGGGACAATATTTCAGAGATAATATTATGCTCAATACAAACGTATTGGAAAGTGCTCGTATCTGTGGCGCGGCTAAATTAATCTCCTTTATGTCTACCTGCGTTTTCCCTGATCAATGTCAATATCCCTTAAATGAAAAGAATTTGCATAACGGCCCGCCCCACCCTTCTAACTTTGGCTATGCCTATGCGAAGCGAATGCTGGAAGTACAAAGCAGGGCCTACCGGAAAGAGTGGGGCTGTGATTACATTGTTGCGGTTCCAACCAATATTTACGGACCCGGCGATAATTGGAATTTAGCCGACGGCCATGTGCTGCCAGCTTTGATCCATCGCTGTTTTCTTGCTAAACAGAATCATACGGATTTAATCGTATGGGGCAGCGGCAGCCCGCTGCGCGAATTTGTCTATTCGGAAGATATCGCCCGGCTGGCACTATGGACTCTTGAGCATTATAGCGAAGATTCGCCGATTATTTTTTCGTCAGGAAATGAAATCAGCATAAAAGCTGTCGTGAAGTTAATCGTGAAAGAATTTGATTTTAGCGGTAATGTGATTTTTGATTTCTCAAAGCCTGACGGACAGTTTCGCAAACCCTCGGATACTACAAAGTTAAACACCTATTTACCGGGATTTCAATTCACCACAATTGAAGACGGCCTTAAGCGGACTATTCAATGGTTTTTGAATAATTACCCCAATATAAGGAAGTGA
- a CDS encoding class I SAM-dependent methyltransferase translates to MDDATQNHDLNETDFRFTGLDFERMLGEKLAAHIHQKIKAYNFLYQPITQIERDQLLKQILLTLLDDTIIAAGEHRYEQWEKGWSENLISLSHKDIHKAIIPKYFGKYTAVRMEQKFIKSLSPNFEYNALAVILDWLFSKYLRDAGSIYEFGCGTGYHLLRAREYNPTAALWGLDWAEASQKIIDQVSQRLRDNKLFAHKFNYFQPDYKFTLDPKSIVYTVASLEQVGTKFEEFVTYLIHNNPKLCIHVEPIAELLDENNLLDFLSIQYFKKRNYLSGFLPYLRKLERDGTIKILKCKRTNIGSLFIEGYSVVVWTPQV, encoded by the coding sequence ATGGATGATGCTACACAAAATCATGATCTAAATGAGACTGATTTTCGTTTTACCGGACTGGACTTTGAAAGAATGCTTGGTGAAAAATTAGCTGCTCATATCCATCAAAAAATCAAGGCCTACAATTTTCTCTACCAGCCGATTACCCAAATTGAACGCGATCAATTATTAAAACAAATCCTATTGACCTTGCTTGACGACACTATAATTGCCGCAGGCGAACACCGCTATGAGCAATGGGAAAAAGGCTGGTCCGAAAATCTGATCAGTCTCAGCCATAAGGATATCCACAAAGCAATTATTCCGAAATATTTTGGTAAATATACTGCAGTTAGAATGGAGCAAAAATTTATAAAATCACTTTCGCCTAATTTTGAGTATAATGCGCTGGCGGTAATACTGGATTGGTTATTTAGTAAGTATCTGCGAGACGCCGGCAGTATCTATGAGTTTGGCTGCGGTACCGGGTATCATTTATTGCGGGCTAGGGAATATAATCCGACTGCAGCTTTATGGGGCCTTGATTGGGCTGAAGCGTCGCAAAAAATTATTGATCAAGTTTCTCAGCGTTTACGAGACAATAAGCTTTTTGCCCATAAATTTAACTACTTTCAGCCGGATTACAAATTTACGCTCGACCCAAAATCAATCGTATATACGGTTGCCTCCCTTGAGCAGGTTGGAACCAAGTTTGAGGAGTTTGTGACTTATTTAATTCACAATAACCCTAAGTTGTGCATCCATGTTGAACCGATTGCCGAATTGCTTGATGAAAACAATCTTTTGGATTTTCTCTCAATTCAATATTTTAAGAAGCGGAACTATTTATCCGGTTTTTTGCCTTATTTGAGAAAATTGGAGCGGGATGGAACTATAAAAATATTGAAATGCAAACGAACAAATATTGGCAGCTTGTTTATCGAAGGTTATTCTGTCGTTGTTTGGACTCCACAAGTTTAA
- a CDS encoding glycosyltransferase, which produces MEEPVLIQPLKNSRTPLVSIILSAFNHAEYTRLCVESLYRFTTSIDFELITVNNGSNDDTEQIFNSLPHQKKLTFAYHAGTSVAVNAALKFVEGKYTVFLRNDLILTPNWLNNLLKCIESDEKIAIVVPACNISDNNQQVSLQYNNMDEMIQSAAAYNNSTPTKWEERLQLTTYACLTKTDIMKNFVGLEEAYTPGDFTADFCFRLRRAGYKLIFAKDTFLHRLIPNASSSDGEKFDLLERNRRIFSSKFDVDAWNDCLIDWEIVNLVECGPSHPVDVLTLCVSCGGTALQVKNKLRENGFPAIRLWTLTEEQKYLADLNTISDYTLCDRFENITDIYKNKRFDYILSEVDLQSVVNPHQLLEAAVQLLQPEGQFIFAAANESFYLNVINLLNGNVDCDSKFSRCGFNIEKLQDFLVDKGFDNIQLYYSPTVVPPEHHDLLENLKKVSMVENKQLLDRVYAARRILFSAKNKNRIKSVLLYPGYDIWLNDIVFNKNIGNMLGIELGENFYSVLRQELAKHHFNLRTIDKGNIEESTCIIYIDLPKSYNSPLARSIFHYLYQGEHFFKQWLSGSRRSKLVLFLWEPPFVTPENYDRNLHQSADVIFTYLDDLVDNTKYFKFILPAAVYVENPYATSYGDKQLCTLIAGNKFSNVPGELYSERRSAIEYFENQPGNPFDLYGRGWKTSGYQCYKGEIAGKLAVLSRYRYCICYENGAINGYITEKIFDCFVAGCVPIYLGAPDITKYIPANTFIDRRTFGSYEEMHRYISGIGESEYNTYLDNIDQFLHSESFQKFTFAGFAQTVARVLVEQCK; this is translated from the coding sequence ATGGAAGAGCCGGTACTTATACAACCACTTAAGAATAGCCGGACGCCGTTAGTAAGTATCATTCTATCGGCATTCAATCATGCAGAGTACACGCGGCTATGTGTTGAAAGCTTATACCGCTTTACTACTTCTATTGACTTTGAATTAATCACTGTTAATAACGGGTCAAATGATGATACGGAGCAAATTTTCAACAGCCTCCCCCATCAGAAAAAATTAACCTTTGCCTACCATGCAGGAACAAGCGTGGCTGTTAATGCAGCACTAAAATTCGTGGAAGGAAAATATACCGTCTTTCTACGAAACGATCTGATTTTAACCCCAAACTGGTTAAACAATTTACTGAAATGTATCGAGTCGGATGAAAAAATCGCCATAGTGGTTCCCGCTTGCAATATTTCGGACAATAATCAGCAGGTTAGCCTGCAATACAATAACATGGACGAGATGATTCAGTCAGCGGCGGCCTATAATAATAGCACCCCTACTAAATGGGAGGAACGGTTACAGCTGACTACGTATGCCTGTCTGACTAAAACCGATATCATGAAAAATTTTGTCGGGCTTGAAGAAGCATATACTCCCGGTGACTTTACTGCTGACTTTTGTTTTCGGCTAAGAAGAGCGGGTTATAAATTAATCTTTGCGAAAGATACCTTTTTACATCGCTTGATACCAAACGCGAGCAGCAGTGACGGTGAAAAATTCGACTTATTAGAAAGAAACCGCCGGATATTTTCCAGCAAGTTTGATGTCGACGCCTGGAATGACTGCCTGATCGACTGGGAGATCGTAAATCTGGTGGAATGTGGTCCCAGCCATCCCGTCGATGTTTTGACATTATGTGTTTCTTGCGGCGGGACGGCTTTGCAAGTGAAAAACAAACTGCGTGAAAACGGGTTTCCGGCTATAAGATTATGGACGTTGACGGAGGAACAAAAATATTTAGCGGATCTGAATACCATCAGTGATTACACCCTATGTGACCGCTTTGAAAACATCACGGATATTTATAAAAATAAGCGGTTTGACTATATTCTTAGCGAAGTTGACTTGCAGAGTGTTGTAAATCCTCATCAATTGTTAGAAGCTGCCGTACAATTACTGCAGCCGGAGGGACAATTTATTTTTGCAGCCGCCAATGAGTCCTTTTATCTAAATGTAATCAATTTATTAAATGGAAATGTTGATTGTGACAGCAAATTCAGCCGCTGCGGTTTCAATATTGAGAAACTGCAAGACTTTCTTGTTGACAAAGGATTTGACAATATACAGCTATATTATTCACCCACTGTAGTACCGCCGGAACATCATGATCTATTGGAAAACTTAAAAAAAGTTTCCATGGTAGAAAACAAGCAGCTCCTCGACCGGGTGTATGCTGCCAGGAGAATTCTATTTTCGGCGAAAAACAAGAATCGGATAAAAAGCGTTTTACTCTATCCCGGTTATGATATTTGGCTGAATGACATTGTTTTCAATAAGAATATTGGCAACATGCTGGGGATAGAGCTGGGAGAAAATTTTTATAGTGTATTAAGACAGGAACTGGCCAAACATCATTTTAACTTGCGCACTATAGATAAAGGAAATATCGAAGAATCAACTTGTATTATTTATATTGATCTGCCAAAATCATACAACAGCCCGCTAGCCCGGTCAATCTTTCATTACCTTTATCAAGGTGAACACTTTTTCAAACAATGGCTGTCCGGCAGCAGGCGCAGTAAACTAGTACTTTTTTTATGGGAGCCGCCCTTTGTTACGCCGGAGAACTATGATAGGAACCTCCATCAATCTGCAGACGTAATCTTTACATATCTTGATGATTTAGTCGACAATACAAAATATTTTAAGTTTATTCTTCCGGCAGCTGTTTATGTGGAAAATCCTTATGCAACAAGCTATGGGGATAAGCAGTTGTGCACATTAATTGCCGGAAATAAGTTTTCCAATGTGCCTGGCGAACTTTATAGTGAAAGACGCAGCGCCATCGAATATTTTGAAAATCAACCGGGAAATCCTTTCGACTTATATGGCCGCGGCTGGAAAACGAGCGGCTATCAATGCTATAAGGGAGAAATAGCAGGTAAACTGGCCGTTTTATCCAGGTATAGATATTGCATCTGTTATGAAAACGGGGCGATAAACGGCTATATAACCGAGAAGATATTTGATTGTTTTGTCGCCGGCTGTGTGCCGATTTATCTCGGAGCGCCTGATATTACCAAATATATACCGGCAAACACTTTTATTGACAGGAGAACATTCGGCAGTTACGAAGAAATGCACCGTTATATCAGTGGGATTGGCGAGAGCGAATATAACACTTATCTCGATAATATCGATCAGTTTCTGCATAGTGAATCATTTCAAAAATTCACCTTTGCCGGTTTCGCCCAGACGGTAGCCCGGGTTTTGGTTGAGCAATGTAAGTAA
- a CDS encoding DUF268 domain-containing protein has product MDQLKFRAIYEILKRQGNAVPPRFRFEWNEQDLYPCLNDDTETTPFDSHYVYSTSWAARILKLSNPTVHHDISSSIFFATIVSAFIPVKFFDYRPVAITLSNLECGQADLLSLPFANDSISSLSCMHVVEHIGLGRYGDSVDYDGDLKAIAELKRVVAPGGLLLFVVPLGGVSIIKYNAHRIYLFEQICEYFTGWSILNFSAVFDNGMFLANCNPQLVERQNYVCGCFGLQKPIQA; this is encoded by the coding sequence ATGGATCAATTGAAGTTTAGGGCGATTTATGAGATATTAAAGCGACAGGGAAATGCCGTTCCGCCGAGATTTCGCTTTGAGTGGAATGAGCAGGATTTATATCCCTGCTTAAATGACGACACGGAAACGACGCCGTTTGACTCTCATTATGTCTATTCTACAAGTTGGGCCGCGAGAATTCTTAAGTTAAGCAATCCTACGGTTCATCACGATATATCCTCTTCTATCTTTTTTGCGACCATTGTCTCTGCATTTATACCCGTTAAGTTTTTTGATTATCGTCCGGTCGCTATTACATTAAGTAATCTGGAATGTGGGCAGGCCGATCTTTTATCACTGCCGTTTGCAAACGATAGTATCAGCTCCTTATCCTGTATGCATGTAGTCGAGCACATAGGACTCGGAAGATATGGAGATTCAGTCGATTATGACGGAGATTTGAAGGCGATTGCAGAACTTAAAAGGGTAGTAGCTCCCGGAGGACTACTGCTATTTGTTGTCCCGCTAGGTGGAGTGTCAATAATAAAATATAATGCTCATAGAATATATCTGTTTGAGCAAATATGCGAGTATTTTACTGGCTGGTCCATACTGAACTTTTCCGCCGTTTTTGATAATGGCATGTTTCTGGCTAATTGTAATCCGCAGTTGGTTGAGCGGCAGAATTACGTATGCGGGTGTTTTGGCTTGCAAAAACCTATTCAAGCTTGA
- a CDS encoding methyltransferase domain-containing protein, which translates to MITVGLSNESNRTEWIRKALAAVPEGWRILDAGAGEQQFKKFCSHLDYVAQDFGQYDGWGDGKGLQMEVWDQTQLDIVSDIADIPEPDASFDAIMCTEVFEHLPEPSLALKEFSRLLRSGGRLILTAPFCSLTHFAPYHFSTGFNQYWYEYHLPRYGLKIVELAKSGNYFEYLAQEIRRIDEVARKYANQYMEDPWAVSRILEELQKMSANDLGSAELLCFGYHVLAEKE; encoded by the coding sequence GTGATTACTGTAGGCTTGTCTAATGAGTCTAATCGTACAGAATGGATACGAAAAGCATTGGCTGCCGTTCCTGAAGGCTGGCGCATATTAGACGCTGGTGCCGGTGAACAGCAATTTAAAAAATTTTGCAGTCATCTGGATTATGTAGCGCAGGATTTTGGACAATATGATGGCTGGGGGGATGGAAAAGGATTACAAATGGAAGTCTGGGATCAAACTCAATTGGACATTGTTAGTGATATTGCAGACATTCCTGAACCTGATGCTTCATTTGATGCGATTATGTGTACCGAGGTATTTGAACATCTGCCTGAGCCGTCGTTAGCGCTAAAGGAATTTTCACGATTGCTGCGTTCTGGTGGCAGGCTAATTCTAACTGCTCCTTTTTGTAGTTTGACGCATTTTGCACCCTATCATTTTTCTACCGGCTTTAATCAATATTGGTATGAATACCATTTACCGCGTTACGGCTTAAAGATTGTTGAGCTAGCCAAAAGCGGGAATTACTTTGAGTATTTGGCACAGGAGATCCGCCGAATTGACGAAGTTGCCCGGAAGTATGCGAATCAGTATATGGAAGATCCATGGGCAGTTAGCCGCATTCTAGAAGAATTGCAAAAAATGAGTGCAAACGACCTGGGGTCGGCGGAGTTGTTATGTTTTGGTTATCATGTTTTGGCCGAAAAAGAGTGA
- a CDS encoding glycosyltransferase family 2 protein, whose product MQKVVGLLFSKDRAMQLDAALSSLALHCLDMESIDLKVIWTCSGLSNEQQYQELANNYPSVTFIRQSNFPEQVLANIAGYEYVLFLVDDNIFVRNFSIHTVIENLSNNQDVLGFSLRLGTNTIFCYPLNREQQLPVFTVIVPEFLKFDWTAAQYDFGYPLEVSSSVYRVKDIAAILQHNPFFNPNTLEIALDTNKASFDSQKKFLLCSKHSYTFCNPVNKVQTIINNRSGEAYSYSPNKLSEMFTQGYRINVEAYRDFIPNGCHQEVELKFKKAAGSSQSHYLPPKVSVIMPVYNAQDYLREAIDSILSQTFIDFEFIIIDDGSTDNSLPIIKSYADPRIRLIRNETNLKLITSLNKGMNLAHGKYIARMDADDISLPDRLAKQVDFMDQHPDIAVCGTWVELFGKPCEQTSWHFTDNPAIAKCILLFGCCLAHPSAMIRRTVLESGFCYSYSYPHAEDYGLWVQIARNHNIASIPQVLFKYRLSDSQKSAKEAQQVLDGTAKIQLEQLNRLGIEPTQQECLLHLTIGQCQFPPDISFAHGAFTWLSKLKTANSQLNYYPEPTFTNVLRMYWTKVCQSLVNAL is encoded by the coding sequence ATGCAAAAGGTGGTCGGATTACTATTCAGTAAAGACCGGGCTATGCAATTGGACGCCGCTTTAAGCTCCTTGGCCTTACATTGCCTGGATATGGAAAGCATCGACTTAAAAGTGATTTGGACCTGCTCCGGCTTATCGAATGAACAGCAATATCAAGAGCTGGCGAACAATTATCCGTCTGTTACGTTTATCCGCCAGTCCAATTTCCCGGAGCAGGTTTTAGCAAACATAGCCGGTTATGAATATGTTTTGTTTTTAGTTGATGACAATATTTTCGTTAGAAATTTCTCAATCCATACCGTCATTGAAAATTTAAGCAACAATCAGGATGTCCTGGGCTTTTCCCTGCGGCTCGGCACAAATACAATCTTTTGCTATCCGCTGAATCGTGAGCAGCAATTACCCGTATTCACCGTGATTGTTCCGGAATTCTTAAAATTTGACTGGACAGCAGCGCAGTATGATTTTGGCTATCCGCTAGAGGTTTCCAGTTCTGTCTATCGAGTCAAGGATATAGCTGCGATATTGCAGCATAACCCCTTTTTCAATCCTAATACATTGGAAATCGCTCTTGATACCAATAAAGCAAGCTTCGATTCTCAAAAAAAATTCCTTTTATGCAGCAAACATTCTTATACATTTTGCAATCCTGTCAACAAAGTGCAAACCATTATTAACAACCGGTCAGGCGAAGCATATTCTTATTCTCCCAATAAACTTAGCGAAATGTTTACACAAGGCTATCGAATCAATGTGGAAGCGTACCGGGATTTTATACCGAATGGCTGCCATCAGGAAGTTGAATTGAAATTTAAAAAGGCAGCCGGTTCCTCCCAGTCGCACTATCTTCCACCAAAAGTCAGTGTCATTATGCCCGTCTATAATGCACAGGATTATTTGCGGGAAGCGATCGACAGCATCCTAAGCCAGACATTTATCGATTTTGAATTTATCATTATTGACGACGGTTCTACCGATAATAGTTTACCGATTATTAAAAGCTACGCTGATCCGCGGATTCGGCTTATCCGCAACGAAACAAATCTTAAATTAATTACGTCGTTAAATAAGGGAATGAATCTGGCACATGGGAAGTACATTGCCCGTATGGATGCAGATGATATCAGTCTGCCTGACCGGTTAGCCAAGCAGGTGGATTTTATGGATCAGCATCCCGATATAGCCGTGTGCGGTACCTGGGTGGAATTATTCGGCAAACCGTGTGAACAAACATCTTGGCATTTCACCGATAACCCGGCTATAGCCAAATGCATCCTGCTGTTCGGCTGCTGTTTGGCTCACCCGTCCGCAATGATCAGAAGAACCGTCTTAGAATCCGGTTTCTGCTATTCTTACTCGTATCCCCATGCGGAAGATTACGGTTTATGGGTACAGATCGCCCGAAATCACAATATTGCCAGTATCCCGCAAGTATTATTCAAATACCGGCTATCCGACAGCCAAAAAAGTGCTAAAGAGGCGCAGCAAGTCTTAGACGGGACTGCAAAAATCCAGCTTGAACAACTTAACCGTCTCGGCATAGAACCAACGCAGCAAGAATGTCTTCTCCACCTGACAATTGGGCAATGCCAATTCCCCCCTGATATTTCTTTCGCCCATGGAGCATTCACCTGGCTTTCTAAACTGAAAACGGCAAACTCCCAGCTGAATTATTATCCTGAACCGACATTTACCAATGTTCTGCGAATGTATTGGACGAAAGTGTGCCAAAGCTTAGTAAACGCTTTATAA
- a CDS encoding DUF3100 domain-containing protein, protein MNVFKNWKLHVLALILVVVCEMIGTHKVKFGPGVLLFLPMLYAMIIGGFISWPKLKLVKLEHMHHASAVLSLLTLLLVTKLGTVIGPSVGKLLGAGLALSVQELGHFFGTVILGLPIAIFLGMGREAVGATFSIDREPNIAIIAEKYGLDSPEGLGVMSVYICGTVFGAIWVGLIAGCMAALQIFHPYALAMGAGVGSGSMMAAATGAITAVFPEYKNDILMYAGASNLLTTIIGIYFCLFVSLPATNYLYKVLTPIIGRRQEKGSVAK, encoded by the coding sequence TTGAACGTATTCAAAAATTGGAAGCTGCATGTATTGGCACTTATTCTTGTTGTGGTTTGCGAAATGATTGGAACCCATAAGGTAAAGTTTGGACCGGGCGTACTGCTGTTTTTACCGATGTTGTATGCTATGATTATTGGAGGATTTATTAGTTGGCCCAAGCTGAAACTGGTAAAATTGGAGCATATGCATCATGCTTCTGCTGTTTTAAGTTTGCTCACGCTGCTGCTTGTGACGAAGCTTGGAACGGTTATCGGTCCTTCCGTAGGCAAGCTGCTGGGTGCGGGGTTAGCTCTTTCGGTACAGGAACTAGGCCATTTTTTTGGAACGGTTATTCTGGGTTTGCCAATCGCCATTTTTCTGGGAATGGGGCGCGAGGCAGTGGGAGCAACATTTTCTATCGATCGGGAACCTAATATTGCTATTATTGCTGAAAAGTATGGATTGGATTCGCCCGAAGGACTTGGCGTTATGTCCGTTTACATCTGTGGTACTGTATTTGGCGCTATCTGGGTCGGCTTAATTGCGGGCTGTATGGCAGCTCTTCAAATTTTTCACCCGTATGCTCTGGCTATGGGAGCCGGTGTTGGGTCAGGCAGTATGATGGCGGCGGCCACGGGCGCTATTACAGCGGTATTTCCTGAATATAAAAATGATATTTTGATGTATGCGGGGGCAAGTAACCTACTCACTACGATTATTGGAATTTATTTCTGCCTGTTTGTTTCGCTTCCTGCGACGAACTACTTATATAAAGTGCTGACCCCGATCATCGGTCGCCGGCAAGAAAAGGGGAGTGTTGCAAAATGA